From the genome of Deltaproteobacteria bacterium:
CAGCAGTCATCCATGCAAGCCTGCTGCCCTGCCCTTTGGCGGCAACATGCGCCGTTTCATAGAGTGTGTTCACCAGAAGGCGCGGCCAGTCAGTCCAGGTCTTTTTTCACTACTGTACCCGGCCTGTTGAGATCTCCCTCAATGTGGAATCTCACCGGCAGGAACCGCTCCACCACCCAGGCATTGGTAATGAGGTGTCGGCTGATGGCAGCTACTGTCATCCGGTGGCTGCCAGGCAGCATGGCAAGATAGATGAGAATCTGATCCGCCAGGTGGACATCCACTGCTGCTCCAGAACGGAGAAAGTGGAGCATCGCTTCAACCGCTTCATCTGCTACCTGCTCAGCTCGTTTGCCTCGTTTGCCGAGTGCTGAAAAACCGGCCAGCAAATCCTTGCCATGGGCGCAGAGAAACAGAAATGAGCCGGCAGATGCCGCCGAGGCGTCCAGCAGGGAGATGTTGGCAGTTATGCCCTGCCGGCGCAGCACAGTCTCTGCCTGACGGGCCTGTCTTTCCCTTATGTGAGCCGGCAACAGGCTCGATGCCGAAATCCCGCTGACCTGCTGCAGCTCAAAGGGTTCGTCCAGAGGAATCATTTGTCTTCGTCTGGCAGGATGGATATGGGCAGTTATCTGGCCGCCGCCCTTTGGATACCAGCCCCACCGCTGCAGCGACAAATGGGCCTCAAAGCCAAATTGCCGCAGCACAGGCAGAACTACCTGTTCGAGGTAGTGGTATGGTGGGCTCCAGGGCACGTGGGTGCCACCGGTTACCACCACGGTGGATTCCCTGTCTGCTCCCAGCAGAGGAGGCAGCAGCGTCTGCAACACCAGAGTGGCAGAGCCAGCAGTGCCTATGTGAAAGGAATAGTCGCCGGCTCGTATTTTTCCCGGGATAAAGGCAACTGACCGCTGTGAGATGCTGGGGGCGCAACCCTGGTTTGCTGCGGTTTGCCCTCACATTGGTGATCCGGCACCTCTGGCCGCTCATTGCAGCAAGAGCCAGCGAGGTGCGCACGATCTGGCCGCCGCCCTCACCGTAGGAGCCATCGATGACAATACTCTTACCCAGGTACATGGCCGATTGAATGTATCTGCCGAAATGAGCTATGAACGCCCATCTCTACAGAGAAGCAAGAACTTTCTTTTTGCCCGGCAATCACCTTTGTTATGAGCCAAAATAACAGCGGCGGTGACTTCCCCTGCAGTTCACCGCCACTAACGGAAAAAAATCTCCTGAGGATGCCAGTTATTCTCAGCTTTCCTTTTCGAAATCATCCTTGGCTGCACCGCACACAGGGCAGACCCAGTCATCAGGAATATCCTCGAACGGAGTCCCAGGAGCAATGCCGCCATCTTCATCCCCCACAGCCGGATCATATACATAGCCGCAAATCTGGCACACCCACTTTTCCATAACGCACTCCTTTCTTATCTTCTGCAGTAAGTCTTATTGCACTCTGCCAACCCTGCCACCTTCACCTAAAGGCAGCCCGCATGACCGGTCCAATTTACAATTTTTCCACTATATGATCAACCAGCAATGGCAGCAAAAAGAAATGCCTTCCATTTTCTCCTTTTCACCCCTCGAAGGCTGTGAGACTCGAGTGACAACTTGAATATTATCGAACTAATCATGATGCTTTCGTAAAAAGTGCCAAAAGCGTCATGCCGGACTTGATTCGACATCCACAACATATTGAAAACACTGGATTCCCGTCTTCGCGGGAATGACGACAGAGGGTACTTTCTGACTTTTTACGAGTTGATCAATCATCAAGCAGCAGCAATTCTATGCCAGGCAAATGAGCTGCTGGAGTGAGGATATATTTCTTAACTTTAAGAGTATTGTCTTCTACAAAGGCAACCACCGGATTGCCTTCATAAACAGCAATATCAACAGTCGATATGGTGCTCGAAGTCGACTCCGAAGGGTCTGCAAGAGTTGCCCATTCACTGCCGTTCCACCTACTCACGTCTATCCTTGGCGAACCAGTACTTCTGGTGTATACCGCATATAACTTCGTTCCAGCGGCAGCAATTCGCAGTGAATCGAAATAGCCGCTCGCTATGCTATCAGCCCCAATAATATGCCATTCGGCCCCATTCCATCCAGCTATGTACAGTTCGGCTCCTGAATTTTCTTCCCAAGCTACTACAGGAGACCCCTGGTACAGAACAATCTCTGGATCCGAAGCATCACTCCCATATCGAAAGAAGTCGCCAAGGTAGTCATAATCTCTCTGAACGGACAGCCATCCATTCTGAGTGCTTACAACATACCAGTAATTGGCATCACCCGTAATGGCTGGATCCTCGCCAACATCTGCAAAAGGCTCCCTCCAGCCACCATCCAACTCCAGTTGCGTCCCACTGGTACCAATTGGACTCTTTACATGCAGCATCATATAGGCAGAGGGAGTGCCATCACTGTACCTGCAGGCATATGTCACATAGGCACGGCCTTTGGCGACCGCCACAGTTGCGCCCCATTGATGCTGTAATTGGCTCCACGTAGTGGAAACCCACGTACCGTTAGCATTGGTGCCGAAACCCAGGTCATGGATGTCCGTGTGCCAGCAGGCAGCAATCAAATTGCCGGCTACGGCAATATCTGGATTATGACATTGATT
Proteins encoded in this window:
- a CDS encoding rubredoxin; the encoded protein is MEKWVCQICGYVYDPAVGDEDGGIAPGTPFEDIPDDWVCPVCGAAKDDFEKES